One genomic window of Mus musculus strain C57BL/6J chromosome 4, GRCm38.p6 C57BL/6J includes the following:
- the Ppih gene encoding peptidyl-prolyl cis-trans isomerase H isoform 1 (isoform 1 is encoded by transcript variant 2) → MAVANSSPVNPVVFFDVSIGGQEVGRMKIELFADVVPKTAENFRQFCTGEFRKDGVPIGYKGSTFHRVIKDFMIQGGDFVNGDGTGVASIYRGPFADENFKLRHSAPGLLSMANSGPSTNGCQFFITCSKCDWLDGKHVVFGKIIDGLLVMRKIENVPTGPNNKPKLPVVISQCGEM, encoded by the exons ATGGCGGTGGCAAATTCAAGTCCAGTCAATCCAGTGGTCTTCTTCGATGTCAGCATTGGCGGCCAG GAAGTTGGTCGCATGAAAATCGAGCTCTTTGCAGACGTGGTGCCTAAGACGGCAGAGAACTTTAG gCAATTCTGCACCGGAGAGTTCAG AAAAGATGGCGTTCCGATAGGATACAAAGGAAGCACCTTCCACAG GGTCATAAAGGATTTCATGATTCAGGGTGGAGATTTTGTTAAT GGCGATGGCACTGGAGTCGCCAGTATTTACCGGGGTCCATTTGCGGATGAAAATTTTAAACTTAGACACTCTGCTCCAGGCCTGCTTTCCATG GCAAACAGTGGTCCCAGTACAAATGGCTGCCAGTTCTTTATCACGTGTTCTAAGTGTGATTGGCTGGATGGAAAGCATGTAGTGTTTG GAAAAATCATTGACGGACTTCTAGTGATGAGGAAGATCGAG AATGTTCCCACAGGCCCCAACAATAAGCCCAAACTGCCAGTGGTGATCTCACAGTGTGGGGAAATGTAA
- the Ppih gene encoding peptidyl-prolyl cis-trans isomerase H isoform 2 (isoform 2 is encoded by transcript variant 3), whose amino-acid sequence MAVANSSPVNPVVFFDVSIGGQEVGRMKIELFADVVPKTAENFRQFCTGEFRKDGVPIGYKGSTFHRVIKDFMIQGGDFVNGDGTGVASIYRGPFADENFKLRHSAPGLLSMANSGPSTNGCQFFITCSKCDWLDGKHVVFGKIIDGLLVMRKIEFQAPLGKRVQAWTHSLTCPALTGILALILMPTE is encoded by the exons ATGGCGGTGGCAAATTCAAGTCCAGTCAATCCAGTGGTCTTCTTCGATGTCAGCATTGGCGGCCAG GAAGTTGGTCGCATGAAAATCGAGCTCTTTGCAGACGTGGTGCCTAAGACGGCAGAGAACTTTAG gCAATTCTGCACCGGAGAGTTCAG AAAAGATGGCGTTCCGATAGGATACAAAGGAAGCACCTTCCACAG GGTCATAAAGGATTTCATGATTCAGGGTGGAGATTTTGTTAAT GGCGATGGCACTGGAGTCGCCAGTATTTACCGGGGTCCATTTGCGGATGAAAATTTTAAACTTAGACACTCTGCTCCAGGCCTGCTTTCCATG GCAAACAGTGGTCCCAGTACAAATGGCTGCCAGTTCTTTATCACGTGTTCTAAGTGTGATTGGCTGGATGGAAAGCATGTAGTGTTTG GAAAAATCATTGACGGACTTCTAGTGATGAGGAAGATCGAG TTCCAGGCTCCTTTGGGAAAGAGAGTTCAAGCTTGGACCCATTCATTAACCTGCCCAGCACTTACTGGGATTTTGGCTCTGATCCTGATGCCCACTGAATAA
- the Ccdc30 gene encoding coiled-coil domain-containing protein 30 isoform e (isoform e is encoded by transcript variant 5) yields the protein MEKVFQGQIMAQNDILLLEKRKLLEQVTDQEELICSSKCTISAFQSKASLLDKENQQLQENCLRLMQQIGLLEQIIRSIQIRREEETVITDNAAFEILKKILPLQNSSFSGTGFVLSAENLQETELHKWEGAAAIPKSPEPLSRSQDSESGYINVTSLKETHNTQGDQKPEL from the exons atg gAGAAAGTGTTCCAGGGTCAGATCATGGCCCAGAATGACATCCTCCTCCTGGAAAAGAGGAAGCTTCTGGAACAAGTCACAGATCAAGAAGAACTGATTTGCAGCAGCAAGTGCACGATATCTGCCTTCCAGAGCAA GGCGTCTTTACTGGATAAAGAAAACCAGCAGTTGCAGGAGAACTGCCTCCGGCTCATGCAGCAAATTGGCCTCTTGGAACAAATTATAAGGAGCATCCAGATTCGCAGAGAAGAG gAAACAGTAATTACTGACAACGCTGCATTTGAAATACTCAAAAAGATACTACCTTTACAAAACTCCAG TTTCTCAGGGACAGGCTTCGTATTGTCAGCTGAAAATCTCcaggagactgagctgcacaaaTGGGAAGGCGCAGCAGCAATCCCCAAGTCCCCCGAGCCTCTTTCACGTTCACAGGATTCAGAAAGTGGATATATAAATGTGACTTCTCTAAaagagacacacaacacacaagggGACCAAAAGCCAGAACTATGA